ATTGTGGGGATATGTTTAAAGAGAACATTATTTTATGCAAAGTCAATGATGTGTGTTACGATAACAATGACAGAGAATTGTTCTTTGATAATCAACTGTTTTAACAGTAACTTTGCATAATATTTTTCTTGGGATAACATAGGTTATCCAAAGCTTTGGATAACCTATGTGCAAGGGCATTCACAATAGCCTCTTCAACCGCGAATAAAGGAATTTCCGGCGGTCATTTTACCTGTGCAGTATGCTCTTGCTGGATAACAGGTAATTTAATACTGCTTAACACAAACGAAACCGCGCGGTCAACCTGATCAAAAAGATTTCCATCGTATATATGATACGAAGGAAACGGCTTCTCTACTTCCGTGCCGGAAAGTTGTAGACATTTTGTTTCAGCCTGGAGATGAAATTTATGCGGGTTTTTACCAAACAGCAGAATTGCTGCGTTCGTTAATTTATCCCCGTTCAGAAGATTCAAATGGATGAAAACGTCTTTTACGGGAGTATTTTCCGGTAAAGGAAAATTTCTTTTCTCTTTTGCCGTACATAAAAACCACTTTACTTTATCCGTATCTATGTCTTCCCACGAAGCCCTTTCGCACACCGCCTGGTCAAAAATACTTTTACCAACAATGCCTTTTTCGCGAAGAAATTCAATAAGGCTTTCATGTACTGCGTTCTTAAGTTCTTGAATATTCTGGAAACGATAATACTTGTAACCGGAATCCTCATCTTTGATCTCGCTTATTATCTTTTTAACTCTTTTATCTTTCGTATTATTTAACTTTCCTTTTATGTACGCTAAGACATATTTGGAGCTTTTTTGCGCTTCTCTAAATTCCTCTTCCGTAGCTGAGAGCTTATTTTTCGGAACCTTGCCGTATTCATCGCCAAAAATAACAATATAAACGTCGCAAGCGCGGACTTCTTTTAAATACACTGCTTTTGAAGACTTATCGCCAGCAGGGGCTTTTTCAAACAAGAATACTCTAAAGTAATCTTTGAGTAAAACATCGTTCTCAACTATCTCCTGCATCACAAGACGTTCTGCTTTTAGCTCTTTTTGAACTCCGCTAACAAATATTCTATATTTCATAACCAATTCCTTTAAGATTTTTCTTTATCATGTTTGTGTGTGTAACTATAAAGTATGGACTTTAAAATACCCATAATCTGGCATATTTCTTTAATTTTACCCATCATTCCGCTATCTGACATTCAGCTATTCAATAAAATAGAGAGTAATCTTCTTAAGTCCTTTTCCCCGAATCATTCCTTAGCCTATGTTTACGCACGAATCCACTACCTATCCCAATACTACTACTATTTTTGTATCCCTTTTTATCAACTAAGTCAAAATATTTTTACCTATATAAAAACCCTTTTCCAGGACAATCCACGTGTGCATAGTGTCACAAATCTTAAAAGCTATATATGAATTCTATATAAATGGCGGTTCTATGTCTAGAACCCCTAAAAGCTCAGTGACAGTATCATGAAAATCGCTGTCTCCACTCCATAACACAAAGCAGTCAATATTATTCTCTTTATCAATTAATATTAGCATAATCGATATAAACACTAACGCGTCCGGCAAGCAATGTCTCAAGCTGCTTAGTACCCTTGCAGGGAGCTTTTGGCTATCATAGAGAATGTTCAATATTTTTTAAGCGAGAAGATAAAATTCCGATTTCTTTCTTGGTTATGAAATCCAATCCTGGACTCTCAAGATTTTCATTTTTCTCTCGCAAAAATCGTGAGAGCCGCTGCATCGAAGTCTGGCAGAAATTAATTTTTCTTTTCCACATTCTGGACCTGCAAAGGAAACTTTGATTAATTTCTTTGTCCAGGTTTCCAATCTCTATGTTTTTCTGTTTTTTAAGTTTTCCATTATCCGACATTTATCCGGCATTTTTTGCGTTTATCCAACATTTAGCTATTCAATAAAATAGGATTACATTCTTGGGTAAAATTACTTTTCAGGACAATCCACATGCGCATAAATGTCCTATAAATGTCCCATAAATGTCCCAAAACATTGTTTCTTAACATTAAAATCTGTATGACATTTACATGACAATATCAC
The bacterium DNA segment above includes these coding regions:
- a CDS encoding DUF4062 domain-containing protein; translated protein: MKYRIFVSGVQKELKAERLVMQEIVENDVLLKDYFRVFLFEKAPAGDKSSKAVYLKEVRACDVYIVIFGDEYGKVPKNKLSATEEEFREAQKSSKYVLAYIKGKLNNTKDKRVKKIISEIKDEDSGYKYYRFQNIQELKNAVHESLIEFLREKGIVGKSIFDQAVCERASWEDIDTDKVKWFLCTAKEKRNFPLPENTPVKDVFIHLNLLNGDKLTNAAILLFGKNPHKFHLQAETKCLQLSGTEVEKPFPSYHIYDGNLFDQVDRAVSFVLSSIKLPVIQQEHTAQVK